A portion of the Streptomyces sp. NBC_01335 genome contains these proteins:
- the hemB gene encoding porphobilinogen synthase, producing the protein MTAYGNFPGSRPRRLRTTPTMRRMVAETRLHPANLILPAFVREGIDAPVEISAMPGVRQHTLDTLRKAAVEAVEAGVSGIMLFGVPADEKKDARGTAGTDPDGILQQGLRAVRAEVGDDLVVMSDLCLDEYTDHGHCGVLTEDGRVDNDATLERYAEMAQVQADAGAHTVGPSGMMDGQVGVIRDALDQTGYEDVSILAYTAKYSSAFYGPFREAVGSSLRGDRKTYQQDPANIRESLRELALDLAEGADMVMVKPAGPYLDILAKVADSVDVPVAAYQISGEYSMIEAAAEKGWIDRDAAILESLTGIRRAGASMILTYWATEVAQRLGGRSA; encoded by the coding sequence ATGACTGCGTACGGAAACTTCCCCGGCTCCCGCCCCCGGCGGCTGCGGACGACCCCGACGATGCGACGCATGGTCGCCGAGACCCGCCTCCACCCCGCCAACCTGATCCTCCCCGCGTTCGTCCGCGAGGGCATCGACGCCCCGGTCGAGATCTCGGCGATGCCGGGCGTGCGGCAGCACACCCTGGACACCCTGCGGAAGGCCGCCGTCGAAGCGGTCGAGGCGGGGGTCTCCGGGATCATGCTCTTCGGCGTGCCGGCCGACGAGAAGAAGGACGCCCGGGGCACGGCGGGGACGGACCCGGACGGCATCCTCCAGCAGGGCCTGCGGGCGGTGCGCGCGGAGGTCGGCGACGACCTCGTCGTGATGTCCGACCTCTGCCTCGACGAGTACACCGACCACGGTCACTGCGGTGTGCTGACCGAGGACGGCCGCGTCGACAACGACGCCACCCTGGAGCGGTACGCCGAGATGGCCCAGGTCCAGGCCGACGCGGGCGCCCACACGGTCGGCCCGAGCGGCATGATGGACGGCCAGGTCGGCGTGATCCGGGACGCGCTGGACCAGACCGGGTACGAGGACGTGTCGATCCTCGCGTACACCGCGAAGTACTCCTCCGCCTTCTACGGCCCCTTCCGGGAGGCCGTCGGCTCCTCGCTCCGGGGCGACCGCAAGACGTACCAGCAGGACCCGGCGAACATCCGTGAGTCCCTGCGCGAGCTGGCGCTCGATCTTGCGGAGGGCGCCGACATGGTGATGGTCAAGCCGGCCGGCCCGTACCTCGACATCCTCGCCAAGGTCGCCGACTCCGTGGACGTGCCGGTCGCGGCGTACCAGATCAGCGGCGAGTACTCGATGATCGAGGCCGCAGCCGAGAAGGGCTGGATCGACCGCGACGCGGCGATCCTGGAGAGCCTGACGGGCATCCGGCGCGCGGGCGCGTCGATGATCCTGACGTACTGGGCGACGGAGGTCGCGCAGCGGCTGGGCGGGCGTTCGGCGTAG
- a CDS encoding MerR family transcriptional regulator, with protein MTTTEARTEALSIGEVAGRTGLSVHALRLYEREGLLVGPVGRDAGGRRRYTAADVEWLMVCVKLRESGMPLAELRRFAELVRNGPGNEADRLRLLDAHQRRVEAQIRALEECRSVIAWKVGVYSDHLARGEAGGLWDPNG; from the coding sequence ATGACGACTACCGAAGCCCGCACGGAGGCGCTGAGCATCGGCGAGGTGGCCGGGCGGACCGGTCTCAGCGTGCACGCCCTGCGCCTGTACGAGCGCGAGGGCCTGCTGGTCGGGCCGGTGGGACGGGACGCGGGCGGCCGGCGCCGCTACACCGCGGCGGACGTGGAATGGCTGATGGTCTGCGTGAAACTGCGGGAGTCGGGGATGCCTCTCGCCGAGCTCAGGCGCTTCGCCGAGCTCGTACGGAACGGGCCCGGCAACGAGGCCGACCGCCTCCGGCTCCTCGACGCCCATCAGCGGCGCGTCGAGGCGCAGATCCGGGCCCTGGAGGAGTGCCGCTCGGTCATCGCCTGGAAAGTCGGCGTCTACTCCGACCATCTCGCCCGGGGCGAGGCCGGCGGGCTCTGGGACCCGAACGGCTGA
- a CDS encoding oxidoreductase, whose amino-acid sequence MTISEQQPLGSPFSAASNAEDVMAGVDLSGKTAVVTGGYSGLGLETTRALAAAGARVIVPARRPGVADAALADVKGCEVVPMDLADLDSVRRAAAQISDSAGRIDLLMEVAGVMATPERRVGPGWESQLAANHFGHFTLACELYPLLAGAGGARVVLNSSAGHTLSDFRRHDPHFRTGYDKWLAYGQSKTANALFTVHLDALGREDGVRAFVLHPGKIITGLQREMTLQEQIALGWVDDRGNVVGAGFKTASQGAATGLWAATSPLLDDRGGVYLEDCEIAHVSAPDDAMDAGGVRAYAVDPAAAARLWDLSVAATGAAPIGR is encoded by the coding sequence ATGACCATCAGCGAACAGCAGCCGCTCGGCTCTCCCTTCTCCGCCGCCAGCAACGCCGAGGACGTCATGGCCGGCGTCGACCTCTCCGGGAAGACCGCCGTCGTGACCGGGGGCTACTCCGGGCTCGGACTGGAGACCACCCGCGCCCTGGCGGCCGCCGGGGCCCGGGTGATCGTCCCCGCACGCCGGCCCGGAGTCGCCGATGCCGCCCTCGCCGACGTGAAGGGGTGCGAGGTCGTCCCCATGGACCTGGCCGACCTCGACAGCGTACGGAGGGCCGCCGCGCAGATCAGCGACTCCGCCGGCCGGATCGACCTCCTGATGGAGGTGGCCGGCGTCATGGCCACCCCGGAACGGCGTGTCGGGCCCGGCTGGGAGAGCCAGTTGGCCGCCAACCACTTCGGGCACTTCACCCTCGCCTGCGAGCTCTACCCGCTCCTGGCCGGGGCCGGTGGCGCGCGGGTCGTCCTCAACAGTTCCGCCGGGCACACCCTGTCCGACTTCCGCCGGCACGACCCGCACTTCCGCACCGGCTACGACAAGTGGCTGGCGTACGGCCAGTCCAAGACCGCCAACGCCCTCTTCACCGTGCACCTCGACGCGCTCGGACGCGAGGACGGCGTCCGGGCGTTCGTCCTCCACCCCGGCAAGATCATCACGGGGCTCCAGCGGGAGATGACGCTCCAGGAGCAGATCGCCCTGGGGTGGGTGGACGACAGGGGGAACGTCGTCGGCGCCGGTTTCAAGACCGCGTCCCAGGGCGCCGCCACCGGCCTGTGGGCCGCCACGTCCCCGCTCCTCGACGACCGTGGCGGGGTCTACCTCGAAGACTGCGAGATCGCGCACGTATCGGCCCCGGACGACGCCATGGACGCCGGTGGGGTCCGCGCGTACGCCGTCGATCCGGCCGCGGCCGCACGGCTGTGGGACCTGTCCGTCGCGGCGACCGGGGCCGCTCCGATCGGCCGGTGA
- a CDS encoding HEAT repeat domain-containing protein → MNRTEKLITEYATLPQESDRRREIVYDLSGMLSTEPDHPGILSFLIEVVADYEAYDLARLEATKALRLWPPSDPETWRLAGAVLVSAVEHPDEDLVRQYAVMALGSYADDSVVHAALAVAVLGDPDPLVRDNALAALSEAGPSEGRAEVLRRLSEDAHLGHEAARILTGWEQQAAD, encoded by the coding sequence ATGAACCGGACGGAAAAGCTGATCACGGAGTACGCGACGCTGCCCCAGGAGAGCGACCGCAGGCGCGAAATCGTCTACGACCTCAGCGGCATGCTCTCCACCGAGCCGGACCACCCGGGCATCCTGTCGTTCCTCATCGAGGTCGTCGCCGACTACGAGGCGTACGACCTCGCACGCCTGGAAGCGACGAAGGCGCTGCGGCTCTGGCCCCCGTCCGACCCGGAGACCTGGCGTCTCGCGGGCGCCGTCCTCGTGTCGGCCGTCGAACACCCGGACGAGGACCTGGTCCGTCAGTACGCGGTGATGGCGCTGGGCTCCTACGCCGACGACTCCGTCGTCCACGCGGCCCTGGCCGTCGCCGTGCTGGGCGACCCCGACCCGCTCGTACGGGACAACGCCCTTGCGGCCCTCAGCGAGGCCGGTCCGAGCGAGGGCCGCGCCGAAGTGCTCCGCCGGCTGTCCGAGGACGCTCATCTCGGCCACGAGGCCGCCCGCATCCTCACGGGGTGGGAGCAGCAGGCGGCCGACTGA